GATAACGGTTTCCGCCTGGCGGCCATCCGCAACAAAGCCATTGCCGCCAGCAAAGGAAAATACATTATCCAGATCGACGGCGACCTGATCCTGCAACGGAATTTCATTCAGGACCACATGCTTTTCGCCCGGGAAGGATGCTTCGTCACCGGCTCCCGGGGCATCATCACCGAACTGCTGACCCGCAAGGTGCTCAGCGGGGAGATCACATCGCTGTCCCCGCTGATGAAAGGCATCCGCAGCAGCAACAATGTCGTACGAATCCCGATCATGTCGATACTCTACCATACGTTCGGCCCGACCCGCGCTCCCCGTGGGTGCAATATGGCATTCTGGCGCAACGACCTGATTCGCGTAAACGGCTACGACGAAGATTTCAAGGGCTGGGGATTCGAGGACGCCGAATTATGCATACGGCTCAACAACAGCGAGATACATCAGCGATGCATGAAATTCCGGGGCGTTGCTTTCCACCTCCATCACAACCAGGCGGAACGTTCGGGCTGCAACAGCAACGAGCAGCGTTACAAAGACAGCATCCGCTGCCACCGGACCCGCTGCGAGAAGGGGCTCGACCGGCATCTTACCCCGAAAATATCCTACGAGATCGGCAGAGGGTCGGCCATCGTCATCGGCGGCTGACCCGGTCGCAGCGAATTCGCCGCGCGCTACTTTTCGAACGATGACTTTTCGGGGAAACGGGTGTCGAGAAACCTCCGGACCCGGATACGGTCTTCGTCGGTCATACGCACGTCGTCGTTCAGGCAGAACAACGACGGATCATATTTCTCCATAATAGACTCAAGATTAGGCAGATAAGCCGGGATGCAACGCGAATCGCTGCCGCAACCCGCGCCGAAAGCCGCACGAAGCAGCCGCAAGGGGTTGCGCAGTTTGTTGAAGCGGGTCACCTTGCGCAGCGAGGCGCGTCCGCGCGCCAACGCATCGTAGAGCACCAGGGCACGCTGCCAGTCGTCGCGCGAACGGAACCGGGCGTGCTTCGTATGCTCCAGTTCGGCCCGGAAGGTCTCGCAGCATTCGAGAAAATCGCTGCGGCGGTAAGCGTCGACATTGTGGTGGGGAGCCAGCGACGAGCACCTGCCGTAACGCGCCCGCACGAGATCCTGCATGCGGAGGATCGTATGGCAATAGATGTCGTCGTCGTGCTTCTTCAGCGACTGGACCTTAAGCCGCACGATGGGGCGGCCCTGCCAGTCGAAGAAAAACCCGGGATCGACGGGACGGCTGAAAAACATGTCGTCGTTGGCATAGAGGAAATGCTCGGCCAGACCGGGAATCCGGGGCAGAAACAGCTCGATGGTGCACGAATTGAAGACGGGAAGAATCTCCGCAGGCATGATCTCCCGGTGGGAAACCACCCTTATGCGCGGATTCGACGTATCGAGCCACGCAGGCGTCTGGTCGTCGGTCACAATATAGACGCGGCGTATCCACGGCGCGAATTTCTCCACCGAACGCAGGGAATAACGCAGTTCGTCGTTCTCGACGTAGCGGCACTCCCCCGCCACCTGGGGGTCCACCTGCCTGTCGGCCGGCAGAAATTCATTTTTCTTCGTCAGCCACACAGGGTCGTTCCCATCGACCCAAAGGTATACCAGATCAATGTCCATCACATGCTTGTTTATCGGTTACACGTTTCCGCCACACCGGAATCAGGTCGAACAACCGGTAGGTCTCCCGGTCGCCGCACTCCTTGATTTTCAGCCATGTAAGTCCCCAGCGGCCGAACGAACGGCGGGTAATGCGCCGGAACCTCGCGTCGAGACGTATTCCGCGGGCGTCGACGTAGGCCACGAAGGCTTTGTGGGCCAGATATTTGTCCTGCTGCTTTTTCGGCGTCTGGCGGCTCTTGGTAATCGACGCCCCGTTGACCACATAGCGGTAAACGACATCGGGAACCGTCACCAGAACACCCCCTTCGCCCAGCAGGCGCATCGTATATTCCACATCCTCGTAACAGACCCGTTCGCGAAAGCGCAGTCCCAGCCGCAACAGCATCTCGCGCCGCAGGAGCTTGTTCATCACATAAAAATCGGGCGGGCAGCGGCAGAGGCGAAATTTCTCCTGCGCTTCGGCAGCCACCTGCCGCTCCGTATAATGAATCGTCCATTTCGAATAGGAGGGTCTGATCTTCAGCATCGAGGCGCAGGCAATGTCGGCCTCCGCCTCCCGGGCGGCCTCGTACAGCCGCTCGCAGTAAGCCGGGTCGATCCAGTCGTCGGAATCCACGAAAAGGATGAATTCGCCCGTCGCGGCGTCGAATCCCCGGTTGCGGGCGCCGCCCAGGCCGCGGTTCTCCTGCGAAATGACCCGGATGCGGTCGTCCTGCGCCGCATAGCGGTTCAGGATGTCGATCGACCGGTCGGGACTTCCGTCGTCGACGCAGATGATCTCGATCCCGCGCAGGGTCTGTCCCACCACGCTGTCCAGGCATCGGGCCAGAAACGGCTCGACATTGTAGACCGGAATGATAATGCTGACTTTCGGTTCCATCGGCTATCGAATATAATTTTTTACCGCCTCGGCGATTCGTTCGCCGTCGAGCGCCGCAGAAATGATGCCGCCGGCGTAACCGGCCCCCTCTCCTGCGGGAAACAAACCCTTCGTTTCGGGATGCATCAGCGTCCCGGGGTCGCGCGGCACGCGCACGGGCGTCGAGGTGCGCGACTCCACGCCCACGACCACCGCTTCGTTGGTCAGGTACCCGCGCATCCGGCGGCCGAAGGTCGCGATGCCCTGACGCAGTCCCTGCGCGATGAAGCCGGGCATCCACTCGTCCAGACGCGACGGCGTGATACCGGGAATGTACGACGTTCGGGGCAGCGACCCGCTTGCGCGTCCCGCCACGAAATCGGCGACCCGCTGTGCCGGAGCGATCTGATGCTCCCCGCCCCGCTGCCGCGCCGACTCTTCGAACCGCTGCTGGAATTTCAGCCCCGCCAGCTCGCCCCATTCGGCACGCAGATGTTCGAAATCCGCAAGCCGGACCTCCGTGACCAGCCCCGAATTGGCATAGGGCGACGTACGGCCGCTGGGCGACATGCCGTTGACCACCGACTCCGCGGCATCGGTCATGGCCGGTACGATGAACCCGCCCGGGCACATGCAGAACGAGTAGACCCCGCGGCCGTTTTCCTGGCTCACGAGCGAATAGGAGGCCGCCGGGAGGTACTCGCCGCGCGTCTCGCAATGGTATTGGATCGAGTCGATCAGCGCCTGCGGATGCTCGATGCGCACCCCCATGGCAAAGGGCTTGGCCTCGACGCGCACGCCGCGGCGGTGGAGCAGTTCGTAAATATCGCGCGCCGAATGGCCCGTAGCCAGCACGACGGCGGCTCCTTCGATCAGTTCGTCGCCGCACCATACGCCTTTTATCCGGTCGCCTTCGATTTTCAAATCGGTAACGCGGCTCCCGAAACGGAACACGCCGCCCGCTCCGACAATCGTCTGCCGGATACGCTGCATGATGCCCGGCAGCTTGTCGGTTCCGATGTGAGGATGGGCCTCGAAGAGAATTTCGGGCGTCGCACCGTGAAACACCAGCGTCTGCAACGCCTTGTTGTAGTCGCCGCGTTTTTTGCTGCGGGTGAAGAGCTTGCCGTCGGAAAAGGTCCCGGCTCCGCCTTCACCGAAGGCGTAGTTCGAGTCGGGGTCCACAGCGCCGTTGCGGTTGATCTGCGCGATGTCGCGCTTGCGGGCCGAAACGTCGCGCCCGCGCTCCAGAATCACGGGCCGCAGGCCCAGTTCGATCAGCCGCAGCGCCGCGAACAGCCCCGCAGGTCCCGATCCCACGACCACGACCTCCGTGCGTCCGTCGACCGACGGATAGTCGAAATGCACCGGCCCGGGCTGCGGCTCGCGGTCGACGTACACTTCGAGCGTCAGGTTCACCTTCACCTGCCGCTGCCGGGCGTCGATCGACCGTTTCACGACCCGCGCCAGAGCAATATCGGCCTCCGAGACACCCATGCGCCGCGCCGCCTGCGAGGTGTAAAACGTCGCATCGGCAGCCTGCTTCGGCGTGAGTACAAGGGTAATATGTTGCGGCATGTCTAAAAAATTACTTACAAAAGTAACCAAAAAAGCCGGATAATGGCCCGTGCCGGTTGTGTTTTGTGAATTTTTATCTACCTTTGTCCTACCGATGCGGATATGGTGTAATTGGTAGCCACGTCAGACTTAGGATCTGATGCCTTACGGCGTGGGGGTTCGAGTCCCTTTATCCGCACAAAGGAGCCTTTTCCGAGGCTCCTTTTTTTGTCGCCCGTCCGGTAGGGGGGGGGCTGGTTATCACCATTTTGCAAAGGTCTCGACCGATTCCCCGAACCGGAAGCGGAAAGCAAGCCGGAGAAAACTGTTGGGTGGCAAAAAAGTGGGCAGAGACGATTTGGGCTTCCGAAAACAGGATTGCCACCTTTTTAGCCCGCAATACATTGTTTTGCTGCGTTTTACACCGCAATAAAGTTTCCTTGCAGACGTTTTGTCAATCCTTAAAATGTCACGAGTTATGAGACAAGAAACTTTTACCATCCTTTTCCTAATGCGAAAAGAACGACCGAAGTGGGCGTGCGCATCACGCAGCGCACGGCAGACAAGTACGAGCGGCTGCTGCGCTACCTCAAACAGTATCTCGCCCAACGCGGCAAAGCCGAGGATATTCCCGTTGAACGGATGAACTACG
This Alistipes shahii WAL 8301 DNA region includes the following protein-coding sequences:
- a CDS encoding glycosyltransferase family 2 protein, whose product is MEPKVSIIIPVYNVEPFLARCLDSVVGQTLRGIEIICVDDGSPDRSIDILNRYAAQDDRIRVISQENRGLGGARNRGFDAATGEFILFVDSDDWIDPAYCERLYEAAREAEADIACASMLKIRPSYSKWTIHYTERQVAAEAQEKFRLCRCPPDFYVMNKLLRREMLLRLGLRFRERVCYEDVEYTMRLLGEGGVLVTVPDVVYRYVVNGASITKSRQTPKKQQDKYLAHKAFVAYVDARGIRLDARFRRITRRSFGRWGLTWLKIKECGDRETYRLFDLIPVWRKRVTDKQACDGH
- a CDS encoding glycosyltransferase family 2 protein, yielding MTVSLIISTYNWPRALYLCLDSVMQQTVMPSEILIADDGSGMSTRDVVKHFENISPVPVRHIWHEDNGFRLAAIRNKAIAASKGKYIIQIDGDLILQRNFIQDHMLFAREGCFVTGSRGIITELLTRKVLSGEITSLSPLMKGIRSSNNVVRIPIMSILYHTFGPTRAPRGCNMAFWRNDLIRVNGYDEDFKGWGFEDAELCIRLNNSEIHQRCMKFRGVAFHLHHNQAERSGCNSNEQRYKDSIRCHRTRCEKGLDRHLTPKISYEIGRGSAIVIGG
- a CDS encoding NAD(P)/FAD-dependent oxidoreductase; translated protein: MPQHITLVLTPKQAADATFYTSQAARRMGVSEADIALARVVKRSIDARQRQVKVNLTLEVYVDREPQPGPVHFDYPSVDGRTEVVVVGSGPAGLFAALRLIELGLRPVILERGRDVSARKRDIAQINRNGAVDPDSNYAFGEGGAGTFSDGKLFTRSKKRGDYNKALQTLVFHGATPEILFEAHPHIGTDKLPGIMQRIRQTIVGAGGVFRFGSRVTDLKIEGDRIKGVWCGDELIEGAAVVLATGHSARDIYELLHRRGVRVEAKPFAMGVRIEHPQALIDSIQYHCETRGEYLPAASYSLVSQENGRGVYSFCMCPGGFIVPAMTDAAESVVNGMSPSGRTSPYANSGLVTEVRLADFEHLRAEWGELAGLKFQQRFEESARQRGGEHQIAPAQRVADFVAGRASGSLPRTSYIPGITPSRLDEWMPGFIAQGLRQGIATFGRRMRGYLTNEAVVVGVESRTSTPVRVPRDPGTLMHPETKGLFPAGEGAGYAGGIISAALDGERIAEAVKNYIR
- a CDS encoding stealth family protein, yielding MDIDLVYLWVDGNDPVWLTKKNEFLPADRQVDPQVAGECRYVENDELRYSLRSVEKFAPWIRRVYIVTDDQTPAWLDTSNPRIRVVSHREIMPAEILPVFNSCTIELFLPRIPGLAEHFLYANDDMFFSRPVDPGFFFDWQGRPIVRLKVQSLKKHDDDIYCHTILRMQDLVRARYGRCSSLAPHHNVDAYRRSDFLECCETFRAELEHTKHARFRSRDDWQRALVLYDALARGRASLRKVTRFNKLRNPLRLLRAAFGAGCGSDSRCIPAYLPNLESIMEKYDPSLFCLNDDVRMTDEDRIRVRRFLDTRFPEKSSFEK